One segment of Rubripirellula amarantea DNA contains the following:
- a CDS encoding glycosyltransferase, producing the protein MTESPSVSLVIPGKNCEKTLGKCLDSVVGLLESGDLSEIIFVNDGSTDNTADIAAKYPITVLTGKGEGPGSARNLGWRHAITDLVWFIDSDCVARRDALQLLLPHLEEDQVAGAGGSYDNLYPNSLLATLIHEEIIARHRRMPSEVNFLATFNVLYRKAVLEQTGGFDENLKLAQDAELAFRICDRGYGLQFTIDSRVGHHHPTRFWKYLKTQCRQGYHRMGLYRLHPEKVRGDSYAGWLDYVQPPLAMLLLVWLTLCKIGQINVELLLIVSMLILSLLLICQVSMTRAILQAPETNRPWYWLAFSFPLFSSQRAMSRGIGMTWGLLRHPSRKRNDHIRGSDTQCESSDQSQSQRKFALNQE; encoded by the coding sequence ATGACTGAATCGCCATCCGTCAGCCTCGTGATCCCCGGAAAGAACTGCGAAAAGACGCTGGGGAAATGCCTCGATTCAGTCGTCGGTCTACTCGAATCCGGGGACTTGTCTGAGATTATTTTCGTCAACGACGGATCAACCGACAACACCGCCGATATCGCTGCTAAGTATCCCATCACGGTTCTTACCGGCAAAGGCGAAGGCCCTGGTTCGGCCCGCAACCTGGGGTGGCGTCACGCGATAACTGACCTCGTATGGTTCATTGATTCCGACTGCGTCGCCCGCCGCGATGCGTTGCAACTTCTTTTACCTCATCTGGAAGAAGATCAAGTTGCCGGTGCCGGCGGCAGTTACGACAATCTCTATCCTAACTCGTTACTCGCGACACTCATTCATGAAGAGATCATTGCCCGGCACCGGCGCATGCCATCCGAGGTCAACTTCCTGGCGACGTTCAACGTGCTCTATCGCAAAGCGGTGCTCGAGCAGACAGGCGGATTTGATGAAAACCTGAAACTCGCGCAAGACGCGGAACTCGCCTTTCGAATCTGCGATCGTGGGTATGGCTTGCAATTTACAATCGATTCACGTGTCGGGCACCACCATCCAACACGCTTTTGGAAATATCTCAAGACGCAGTGCCGACAAGGTTACCACCGTATGGGATTATACCGGCTTCATCCCGAGAAGGTGAGAGGAGACTCATACGCCGGCTGGCTGGACTACGTCCAGCCTCCGCTGGCGATGTTACTACTAGTATGGCTCACGCTGTGTAAAATCGGACAGATTAACGTTGAACTGCTTTTGATTGTTTCAATGCTGATCCTTAGTCTCCTGCTGATCTGTCAGGTCTCTATGACTCGAGCGATCCTCCAAGCCCCCGAGACAAACAGGCCTTGGTACTGGTTGGCCTTCAGTTTCCCTCTTTTTAGCTCGCAGCGCGCCATGTCCCGGGGGATTGGCATGACATGGGGCCTTCTGCGGCATCCATCGAGGAAACGCAATGATCACATCCGCGGGTCGGATACTCAGTGCGAATCCTCCGACCAATCGCAAAGCCAACGCAAATTCGCTCTCAACCAAGAATGA
- a CDS encoding glycosyltransferase yields the protein MSHKPPTIWYVTMAFPVPSEAFATVEINELRRQGVDVRVKTLRGKRRDYHRVCKQQNACELDLDHASCFSLLRGLTGMMRHPWTTLRLGATLFSSLWRRPAVLTGCVWWSLRCFDLLSKIKRERPEIVHLYWGHVPAILGWLILQIAPNQRVTTSLSAYDIEMAIPLSFEVARRGAGVRTWSPANVATLSDHGVDASSVKVVHQGINLNLYTRLSDEQRRKIPSLIAFAGRLIPQKGVAEALEIITLVSKSNPAVHLQVYGDGPERHALRCLADQLMIKDQVTFHGHVDPSRLAAGLASAGLFLLHSTHSAERLPNVLKEAIAAGCYCLTTPSPDVEQLITDDTVGKILPAGKLDLWAASIEDYLAGGAKASATSTPSQVLDKFDIRQTVRDLLAWWSIPEPSQRHGRLVEPGSHLSEMAKT from the coding sequence ATGAGTCACAAGCCACCCACCATCTGGTACGTGACGATGGCGTTTCCGGTACCCTCCGAAGCGTTCGCAACCGTTGAGATCAACGAACTCCGCCGCCAGGGAGTCGATGTTCGAGTCAAAACTCTGCGCGGCAAACGCCGTGACTACCATCGTGTTTGCAAGCAACAAAATGCGTGTGAGCTCGACCTCGATCACGCTTCGTGTTTCTCTTTGCTGCGCGGGCTTACCGGGATGATGAGACATCCATGGACAACCTTGCGACTCGGCGCCACTTTGTTCAGTTCGCTCTGGCGCCGGCCTGCTGTGCTCACCGGTTGCGTTTGGTGGTCGCTCCGGTGTTTCGATTTGCTTAGCAAGATCAAACGGGAACGCCCGGAGATTGTGCATCTGTATTGGGGACACGTTCCAGCAATTCTCGGCTGGCTCATCTTGCAGATCGCACCCAATCAGCGCGTTACGACAAGCTTGTCGGCATACGATATCGAGATGGCCATTCCACTCAGCTTTGAAGTCGCACGTCGCGGTGCAGGTGTGCGAACTTGGTCGCCTGCCAACGTTGCAACACTCTCTGATCACGGCGTTGATGCTTCCAGCGTGAAAGTTGTGCATCAAGGGATCAACCTGAATCTTTACACGCGCTTATCCGATGAACAGCGACGGAAGATACCGAGCCTAATCGCCTTTGCGGGAAGGCTTATCCCGCAAAAAGGAGTCGCCGAAGCATTGGAAATTATCACCCTAGTATCCAAAAGCAATCCTGCAGTCCACCTACAGGTGTACGGTGACGGCCCCGAACGCCACGCCTTGCGGTGTTTAGCAGACCAATTGATGATCAAGGATCAGGTGACTTTCCATGGCCACGTGGATCCATCGAGACTAGCCGCCGGTCTTGCGTCGGCGGGATTGTTCTTGCTTCATTCGACCCATTCCGCAGAGCGTTTGCCCAACGTCCTCAAAGAAGCCATTGCGGCCGGTTGTTATTGCCTGACGACGCCGTCACCTGACGTCGAACAATTGATCACCGACGACACGGTCGGCAAGATCCTGCCGGCGGGCAAATTGGATCTCTGGGCGGCTAGCATTGAGGACTATCTGGCAGGTGGGGCCAAGGCTTCCGCTACGTCGACTCCGTCACAGGTTCTCGACAAATTCGATATTCGCCAAACTGTGCGTGATCTTCTCGCTTGGTGGTCCATCCCCGAACCATCGCAGCGGCACGGTCGTCTAGTGGAGCCAGGCTCACACTTATCGGAAATGGCCAAGACATGA
- a CDS encoding DUF2304 domain-containing protein, with the protein MNTFQYIVLPILCGVVLLDIRGLRQRRGNLTLRVIRILAWCVAFALIAQPTWTSELSRRLGIGRGTDLMVYIFMLVAPVVWFRMQAQAHSLQRQIIRLARIEATRTAITGAGYVESETENLTND; encoded by the coding sequence ATGAATACGTTCCAGTACATCGTACTGCCGATCCTCTGTGGAGTCGTTCTGCTCGACATTCGTGGACTGCGTCAGCGCCGCGGCAACCTGACGTTGCGAGTGATCCGTATTCTGGCGTGGTGCGTGGCATTCGCCCTGATCGCGCAACCTACTTGGACGAGCGAATTGTCTCGCAGGCTCGGGATCGGCCGCGGCACCGACTTGATGGTCTACATCTTCATGCTGGTCGCCCCGGTTGTCTGGTTTCGAATGCAAGCACAAGCCCATTCGCTGCAGCGTCAAATCATTCGCTTGGCGCGGATTGAGGCAACTCGCACCGCCATCACCGGCGCAGGCTATGTCGAGTCCGAAACAGAGAATCTGACGAATGACTGA
- a CDS encoding class I SAM-dependent methyltransferase, which yields MTSKVLPMRLAWRQRLWLLRNLFDHPLGQVIYRRLQIYSSFHRSPVYFAKKRDQIIHLIDLAIDSGCSVSGSRVVEIGTGWVPLMPFILWLMGAREIHSVDLYRHLLPVSANRIIRWLVNDRDSIEMIRQRADEKHFGNRLAKALQQTEPASLFDNPPMHYHAPADACSLELADRSVDLVLSNVTLEHIPAPTIAELFEEMIRILKPSGRTVHLVDPSDHSSHHDPNISPVHFLRYDDATWEHLSGTGIAYHNRLRVPDYKKLIQASSFRIERFDSTTNPKSLEDLKSFRPAEPRWREYSDDDLAKQYLTFVAAADDRIQS from the coding sequence ATGACTTCGAAAGTGCTACCGATGCGATTGGCTTGGCGACAGCGATTGTGGTTACTCAGGAACCTATTCGATCATCCCTTGGGTCAGGTGATCTATCGTCGCCTACAGATCTACTCGAGTTTTCATCGCTCACCGGTCTACTTTGCCAAGAAACGCGATCAGATTATCCATCTGATCGACCTGGCAATCGACTCCGGTTGCTCAGTCTCGGGCAGCCGGGTCGTCGAGATTGGCACGGGTTGGGTACCACTCATGCCATTTATTCTTTGGCTAATGGGAGCACGTGAAATTCACAGCGTCGACCTTTATCGACACCTGCTTCCGGTGTCCGCGAATCGTATCATACGATGGCTCGTGAACGATCGCGACTCGATCGAAATGATTCGTCAACGAGCCGATGAGAAACACTTTGGCAACCGTCTAGCGAAAGCCCTTCAACAAACCGAACCGGCATCGCTGTTCGACAACCCTCCGATGCACTATCACGCCCCCGCAGATGCCTGCTCGCTTGAACTGGCCGATCGGTCGGTCGATTTGGTACTATCCAACGTGACGCTCGAACATATCCCTGCTCCGACGATTGCAGAGCTTTTTGAGGAGATGATTCGCATTCTCAAACCATCGGGTCGGACGGTCCATTTGGTGGATCCATCCGATCATTCATCCCATCACGATCCGAACATCAGTCCGGTTCATTTCCTCAGATACGATGACGCGACGTGGGAACATTTGTCAGGCACTGGCATCGCTTATCACAACCGCTTGCGAGTACCCGACTACAAAAAGCTAATCCAAGCCTCTTCGTTTCGGATTGAGAGGTTTGACAGCACGACGAATCCCAAGAGTCTGGAAGATCTTAAGAGTTTTCGGCCTGCGGAGCCTCGCTGGAGGGAATATTCCGATGACGATCTCGCCAAGCAGTATTTGACGTTCGTTGCGGCAGCCGACGATCGAATCCAGTCATGA
- a CDS encoding double zinc ribbon domain-containing protein — translation MTIKHASSPAVVCAPCQATNSPEAKFCKGCGHALYEACAKCNEPVLLDQKFCNACGADLNAIIAAKTQQQEEKLASAVEAAKRSDFTYAMEALEPIASLEDFRFRGLAEVAKKALGQISTLQRQSIANADQMKALASEAFQNDNREDVVKYLKNVPEPLLDDEFRVMLAESKNFVQELQILKTELTQSSQKGDWLSCGGLIDQLLNLCPQNQKYGKTAETVASKLLSKAKKYYGAQRYADAAKHLEAIPKQHINDEARKLTDTINDVRWLFETIEAEPYMTPAMGQMAAKLAQLVPDDARLKKLLTRLKEKKQQPSNEARCQLSRSLGDSTAWTGGEVKVLSRPTQFEAEDQIFKSNEGVLSVAIGLCIQGLGKGRISDELSGNKKGFFGRRKARSCWGIDIGSSSFKAVRMEVVGESLRITDSFVRNISPSRILQPSRDRTEEDENSALRGALESTIKDFTETYDLTKETLWGNLPSSEMTTRFVRLPPLPDKKALPLMDAEITNRIPLPLDDLVATRTLSPFDKDEIHGRAAIFSAARKKRAMRRMELLEGLGLKLDGLQADANAIVNFAYYEFADFFGPTVGDNTEAETDASAVSFEDETPTICLVDAGANTTTIIFVSSETHWFWSLDHGGERLTTSLARSTKSTTAQAEALKRSPAKLTSPESQFAPLEERMEQLRVRLKQLKKDAKSQNSRFKFVQTWCVGGNCQTYQWIRRVLVSRSDETMQTKNSNEAEPIGT, via the coding sequence ATGACAATCAAACACGCCAGCAGTCCCGCAGTTGTCTGCGCGCCTTGCCAAGCCACCAATTCGCCGGAAGCAAAATTCTGCAAGGGATGTGGTCACGCCTTGTATGAAGCGTGTGCCAAGTGCAACGAGCCGGTACTTTTGGATCAGAAGTTCTGCAACGCCTGCGGCGCAGATTTAAACGCGATAATCGCGGCGAAGACCCAGCAGCAGGAAGAGAAACTTGCTTCCGCCGTGGAGGCTGCCAAACGCAGTGATTTCACGTATGCCATGGAAGCATTGGAACCGATCGCAAGTCTAGAAGACTTTCGATTCAGAGGATTGGCTGAGGTCGCCAAAAAAGCGTTGGGTCAAATCTCAACCTTGCAACGACAAAGCATCGCTAATGCTGATCAGATGAAAGCGTTGGCGTCAGAAGCGTTCCAGAACGACAACCGTGAAGACGTGGTCAAGTATCTGAAGAATGTACCGGAGCCTTTGCTCGACGACGAGTTTCGGGTGATGCTGGCAGAATCAAAGAACTTTGTGCAAGAGTTACAGATCCTGAAAACCGAACTAACCCAGTCTAGCCAAAAGGGCGACTGGCTTTCATGCGGAGGCCTGATTGATCAACTATTGAACTTGTGTCCACAGAATCAAAAGTACGGAAAGACGGCTGAGACGGTGGCGTCAAAACTACTTTCCAAGGCCAAGAAATACTACGGTGCGCAGCGTTACGCGGATGCCGCCAAACACCTAGAAGCGATTCCCAAACAACACATTAACGATGAAGCTCGGAAGCTAACGGACACAATCAACGATGTTCGCTGGTTATTCGAAACCATCGAGGCTGAGCCATACATGACTCCCGCGATGGGGCAAATGGCAGCGAAACTAGCTCAACTCGTCCCCGACGACGCTCGCTTGAAGAAGCTGTTAACGCGGCTGAAAGAAAAGAAGCAGCAACCATCCAACGAAGCACGTTGCCAACTCTCGCGGTCACTAGGCGATAGCACAGCATGGACGGGCGGCGAAGTGAAGGTACTTTCCCGACCGACTCAGTTCGAAGCAGAAGACCAGATCTTTAAGTCTAACGAAGGTGTTCTTTCCGTTGCGATTGGGCTTTGCATCCAAGGACTTGGTAAAGGCCGCATTTCGGACGAACTTTCTGGCAACAAAAAAGGCTTCTTCGGGCGAAGAAAGGCCCGGTCATGCTGGGGAATCGACATTGGTTCGTCCAGCTTCAAGGCGGTGCGAATGGAAGTGGTCGGCGAAAGCCTGCGTATCACCGACTCGTTCGTGCGAAACATCTCACCAAGCCGAATACTTCAACCGAGCAGGGATCGCACTGAAGAAGACGAGAACTCGGCACTGCGAGGTGCGCTGGAATCAACGATCAAAGACTTCACTGAAACCTACGACTTAACCAAAGAAACGCTTTGGGGAAATCTACCGTCGTCGGAAATGACGACTCGATTCGTTCGGCTCCCCCCCTTGCCCGACAAGAAGGCCCTCCCTTTGATGGATGCCGAAATCACGAACCGAATCCCACTGCCTCTCGATGATCTCGTCGCCACCAGAACGCTTAGCCCATTCGACAAAGACGAAATCCATGGCCGAGCGGCCATTTTCTCTGCGGCACGAAAGAAGCGAGCAATGCGGCGTATGGAGTTGCTTGAGGGGCTTGGATTGAAACTTGATGGACTTCAAGCGGACGCGAACGCGATCGTCAACTTCGCCTACTACGAATTTGCGGACTTCTTTGGCCCCACGGTCGGTGACAACACCGAAGCCGAAACCGACGCTTCTGCCGTGAGCTTTGAAGACGAAACCCCAACGATTTGTCTTGTCGATGCTGGCGCAAATACCACAACCATCATTTTTGTCTCCTCAGAAACCCACTGGTTCTGGAGCCTGGACCATGGTGGTGAGCGACTAACGACCTCCTTGGCCCGATCGACAAAATCGACAACCGCGCAGGCAGAAGCACTTAAACGTTCACCAGCAAAACTGACGTCCCCCGAGTCTCAGTTTGCTCCTCTTGAAGAACGAATGGAGCAGCTACGCGTCCGCCTCAAGCAACTTAAGAAGGACGCCAAATCGCAGAACTCGCGATTCAAATTCGTGCAAACTTGGTGTGTGGGAGGGAACTGCCAAACTTACCAATGGATTCGACGAGTCCTGGTGTCGAGATCCGACGAAACAATGCAAACGAAGAACTCAAACGAGGCAGAACCGATCGGAACTTAG
- a CDS encoding glycosyltransferase: protein MKTRVMIVSNTLAEGGAERWASFMACHLGFETCEMTLVLFRRQIDYPCPGQVQVECLEHHSTLHTLRTVGRLRQLFAKTEPDVVISNGNYTAQFVGQAVRKVPVRWIARFSGNIEHSNRTLAQQLGWLWLDRNIGRSETLVANSEGVRGDIRQRWPHLESRMKTIRNGVNVQQTLSQAQRVAALKPLIVAAGRLAEQKRPDIFVDAIRLLLRRLEETGQPREVEVVWCGDGPLREKTQNQIESLGLTDIVKLIGFREDLHQWLAKASCFVLTSDHEGSPNVLIEAMAIGTPVISTNCPFGPAELIGDDRGWLVPVGDSPAIAHALKEVLSSRHEAEQRSNAASDWVRGHASSGRVMSDWQSLIASEGSAPTGSAPVAKNPLVGSV, encoded by the coding sequence ATGAAGACGCGAGTGATGATCGTCAGCAACACGTTGGCCGAAGGCGGTGCCGAACGATGGGCCAGCTTCATGGCCTGCCATCTTGGTTTCGAAACATGTGAAATGACCTTGGTGCTTTTCCGACGCCAAATCGACTATCCGTGCCCTGGTCAGGTGCAAGTCGAATGTCTTGAGCATCATTCGACGCTCCATACGCTAAGGACCGTCGGTCGCCTGCGCCAGTTGTTCGCGAAAACAGAGCCCGACGTGGTCATATCCAACGGCAACTACACCGCACAATTCGTCGGACAAGCTGTTCGCAAAGTACCGGTACGCTGGATCGCCAGGTTTTCCGGGAATATAGAGCACTCCAATAGAACGCTCGCCCAGCAACTGGGGTGGCTTTGGTTGGATCGCAACATTGGCCGCAGCGAAACATTGGTCGCCAACTCCGAAGGCGTTCGCGGCGACATTCGCCAACGCTGGCCGCATCTAGAATCTCGCATGAAAACGATTCGGAACGGTGTCAATGTGCAGCAAACGCTATCTCAGGCCCAGCGAGTCGCCGCGTTAAAGCCACTCATTGTTGCGGCCGGACGTTTGGCGGAGCAGAAACGCCCTGACATTTTTGTCGACGCTATTCGTCTGCTTCTTCGGCGACTAGAAGAGACTGGCCAACCCAGAGAAGTTGAAGTCGTCTGGTGTGGTGACGGACCTTTACGTGAAAAGACACAAAACCAGATAGAGTCATTAGGCCTAACCGACATCGTTAAACTGATTGGTTTCCGCGAAGACCTACACCAGTGGCTCGCCAAGGCATCCTGTTTCGTACTCACCAGTGACCACGAAGGATCCCCTAACGTGCTGATTGAAGCGATGGCGATTGGAACCCCCGTCATCAGCACTAATTGCCCGTTCGGCCCTGCCGAGTTAATTGGCGATGATCGAGGTTGGCTCGTTCCGGTCGGAGATTCGCCGGCAATCGCACACGCGTTGAAGGAAGTCCTGTCCAGTCGACATGAAGCTGAGCAACGATCCAATGCAGCGAGCGACTGGGTACGGGGTCATGCATCGAGCGGTCGAGTCATGAGTGACTGGCAATCACTTATTGCGTCCGAGGGAAGTGCTCCGACTGGATCAGCCCCAGTTGCTAAGAATCCGCTTGTGGGGAGCGTCTAG
- a CDS encoding serine/threonine protein kinase: MGEYTITRLLGRGGMGVVFEATHRRMQRRVAIKFVSSSSNQSFHTEDQFLAEIRAVARLLHPRIVTAFDAGQFGQTAYLVMEYVDGFTLTELLSQRGPRSVDEALNLTAQAAEGLRYAHLNSIIHRDVKPSNLIITQSGELKILDLGLASFLQSAVPTTSHDQLRQQSEPICGTPEFMSPEQFEGRELDESADIYSLGCTLHFLLTGRPPYTGEPIPLLKQHCCAEIPALSTSKRPVSDEVQQLFETMIAKDRANRFSNMQSVIEAITEIVGLHDVKQRIPPGPSKAGVAGRRHVPASVPLESNSSRPKKSDSANCHSAAITLAVNVGARFISAALASEKRASIPLQFGSKKSLVFPAAFSVQDNKVVLGSRALRAIENGDPGVARAFDAVRGGQLLRIGATTHPSTMPLTMLFSRLRFDAETFAGAMGSAKVFGADGISDAQPRIESVIINVASCFGQTVRERLVAAATLDGIKNVRLLDRNIAAVLSQFTFSDLNSRPLLNQAAGYWLVISIDDIAMEVALFGVSNRRIHMLSVVSHPNSNQCRWNGRLRRHLGKQIERHRPTDSPGRSNHHSEARNSSDDLSAEELERRAAESLQLKNRIDAGLDLLAEQESCGIAFKSSGKRVKAVVTSITINVTCADLLVELGSAIAKVLSESGVDAEEIGCVLAIGGLPMTSVVANLLRNFGIEPGCTHVSSAELATSATKITQIDRLSTSLAPRLVPCLGHDIAWTSIADGDEAPSIEAANPNLLMPRLTSLPASVVQRIPMVKNQVGKITLLERPVARDSDWIPFDTVELNGISECETKATFEIDSEGKLSVRLDR; encoded by the coding sequence ATGGGTGAGTACACGATTACTCGCTTGCTCGGTCGCGGCGGTATGGGTGTGGTTTTTGAGGCGACGCATCGTCGAATGCAACGGCGGGTGGCAATCAAGTTTGTCAGTTCTTCATCGAACCAAAGCTTCCATACCGAAGACCAATTCCTTGCCGAGATCCGGGCTGTAGCCAGACTGTTGCATCCTCGAATTGTGACAGCCTTTGACGCAGGACAATTCGGACAAACCGCCTACCTAGTGATGGAGTACGTTGATGGCTTCACCTTGACTGAACTGCTATCCCAACGTGGGCCTCGATCTGTTGACGAAGCGTTGAACCTAACCGCTCAGGCGGCCGAAGGACTCAGGTACGCTCACCTGAATTCCATCATTCATCGCGACGTCAAACCGAGCAACTTGATCATCACGCAGAGCGGAGAACTCAAGATCCTGGACCTGGGTCTGGCGTCGTTCTTGCAATCAGCCGTCCCAACAACGAGCCATGATCAGCTTCGCCAACAATCGGAGCCTATCTGCGGAACGCCGGAATTCATGTCGCCCGAACAATTTGAGGGACGCGAGCTGGACGAATCGGCTGACATATACTCGCTCGGATGCACCCTACATTTCCTGCTGACCGGTCGTCCCCCCTATACCGGCGAGCCAATCCCACTGCTCAAGCAACACTGCTGTGCAGAAATCCCTGCATTGTCGACATCGAAGCGCCCGGTGTCCGATGAGGTGCAGCAACTCTTCGAGACAATGATCGCTAAGGACCGTGCGAATCGTTTTTCCAACATGCAATCCGTGATTGAGGCAATTACCGAAATCGTGGGGTTACATGACGTCAAGCAACGGATACCTCCAGGACCATCGAAAGCCGGCGTCGCAGGAAGGCGACATGTCCCGGCGAGTGTTCCGCTGGAATCGAATTCATCACGCCCCAAGAAATCAGATTCCGCGAACTGCCATTCCGCAGCGATAACTTTAGCCGTCAACGTCGGTGCGAGATTCATTTCGGCAGCGTTGGCCAGCGAGAAAAGGGCGTCCATCCCTTTGCAGTTTGGATCCAAGAAGTCTCTCGTTTTCCCCGCTGCGTTTTCAGTTCAAGACAACAAGGTGGTGCTGGGGTCTCGTGCACTGCGTGCGATTGAGAATGGCGACCCTGGTGTTGCCCGCGCATTTGATGCCGTCCGCGGAGGACAATTGCTTCGTATCGGCGCCACAACTCACCCGTCGACCATGCCCTTGACAATGCTGTTCTCCCGACTTCGCTTCGATGCGGAAACGTTCGCGGGGGCGATGGGCAGTGCCAAGGTCTTTGGTGCCGACGGAATCAGCGATGCTCAGCCCAGGATTGAATCGGTCATCATCAACGTGGCATCGTGCTTCGGACAAACAGTGCGCGAACGCTTGGTCGCGGCAGCGACTCTCGACGGCATAAAGAATGTGCGGTTACTCGATCGCAATATTGCTGCAGTGTTGTCGCAATTCACATTCAGCGACCTGAATTCTCGCCCACTACTGAATCAGGCCGCAGGATATTGGCTTGTGATTTCGATCGACGACATTGCGATGGAAGTAGCGTTATTCGGGGTGAGTAACCGTCGCATCCACATGCTTTCGGTCGTCAGTCATCCGAACAGCAATCAATGTCGTTGGAACGGTAGGCTGCGTCGACACCTGGGTAAACAAATTGAGCGACATCGGCCAACCGATTCGCCGGGCCGAAGCAACCACCATTCGGAAGCTAGAAACTCTAGCGATGACTTAAGTGCGGAAGAACTTGAGCGGCGAGCTGCAGAATCGCTGCAGCTTAAGAATCGAATAGACGCCGGACTGGATTTACTGGCCGAGCAGGAAAGTTGTGGGATCGCTTTCAAATCGAGTGGCAAGCGAGTAAAAGCGGTCGTCACATCAATCACCATCAACGTGACATGCGCGGACCTGCTGGTCGAACTTGGTTCGGCCATCGCGAAAGTGCTTTCGGAATCCGGCGTCGATGCAGAAGAGATCGGATGCGTTCTAGCGATTGGCGGACTTCCGATGACGAGCGTGGTTGCAAATTTGCTACGCAACTTTGGTATTGAACCAGGCTGCACGCACGTATCATCCGCTGAGTTGGCAACGTCAGCGACAAAGATTACCCAAATTGATCGACTGTCCACTTCGCTGGCACCGCGACTGGTTCCCTGCTTGGGGCATGACATTGCTTGGACGAGCATCGCTGACGGAGACGAGGCTCCGTCGATCGAAGCCGCTAACCCCAATTTGCTGATGCCGCGTCTTACATCCTTACCAGCGTCCGTTGTGCAGCGTATTCCCATGGTAAAAAATCAAGTCGGAAAAATCACATTACTGGAACGACCGGTCGCGAGGGACAGTGATTGGATCCCTTTCGATACGGTCGAGCTCAACGGCATCAGCGAGTGTGAGACCAAGGCGACGTTTGAAATAGACAGCGAAGGAAAACTAAGCGTTCGTCTTGATCGTTAA
- a CDS encoding glycosyltransferase family 2 protein, translating to MSKPRQDSLSIWIVVAAYNEESRISATLMKLLAEGNFHVVVVDDGSADKTVAIARGFPVWVLSHPLNCGQGAALRTGIEFALAKGADFIVTFDADGQHEASEIECLLEPVRSGRADLALGSRFRGQTERMPLQRRCLLKAAVVFTRLTTGLPLTDAHNGFRAMNRHAAESIEIKQPRMAHASEILDQIARKNLRYEEVPVTIRYTEATLEKGQSTFDAARIGGDLMLGRFVK from the coding sequence GTGAGTAAACCACGCCAAGACTCACTAAGCATTTGGATTGTGGTTGCGGCATACAACGAGGAAAGCCGGATTTCAGCGACGCTAATGAAATTGCTCGCGGAAGGTAACTTTCATGTGGTGGTGGTCGATGATGGTTCCGCCGATAAAACGGTGGCGATTGCGAGAGGTTTTCCGGTTTGGGTGCTCAGTCATCCTCTTAACTGTGGTCAAGGCGCGGCGCTTAGGACGGGAATAGAGTTCGCGTTAGCAAAGGGAGCTGACTTTATTGTCACTTTCGACGCTGACGGTCAGCACGAAGCCAGCGAAATTGAATGCCTGCTCGAACCGGTGCGTTCGGGAAGGGCTGATCTTGCTCTGGGGTCGCGTTTTCGAGGCCAGACTGAAAGGATGCCATTGCAAAGACGCTGCTTGCTAAAAGCGGCTGTTGTTTTCACGCGACTAACCACCGGGCTTCCACTCACCGATGCTCATAATGGCTTCCGCGCAATGAACCGCCATGCCGCGGAGTCCATCGAGATCAAGCAACCGCGAATGGCGCACGCCTCGGAAATCCTTGACCAGATTGCTCGTAAGAATTTGCGATACGAAGAGGTCCCGGTCACCATCCGCTACACCGAAGCCACGCTCGAGAAAGGCCAGTCAACTTTTGATGCCGCGAGAATCGGTGGTGACTTGATGCTAGGGCGGTTCGTCAAATGA